The Altererythrobacter sp. CAU 1644 genome has a window encoding:
- a CDS encoding SMI1/KNR4 family protein: MDFDAIREKLAALAEREWPENWGAREQGETTDFYGWSHHYRMEPTASEHQVAAFEQAHGVTLPEDYRKFLIELGNGGAGPGYGIFPLGEGEEEQLPQELLQNLSTDFSLIDTWNESRLAVGRGDNDSIPDEDYYSCSVIAGAIEIATDGCALFYLLVVSGPGKGQIWFDKRADGEGVVPVRDERGAILTFGPWYQRWLDDAFRRWTGG, translated from the coding sequence ATGGATTTCGATGCGATCCGTGAGAAGCTGGCGGCCCTTGCCGAGCGCGAATGGCCCGAGAACTGGGGTGCGCGTGAACAGGGCGAAACGACAGACTTCTATGGTTGGTCGCACCACTATCGCATGGAACCGACGGCTTCCGAGCACCAGGTCGCTGCGTTTGAACAAGCTCATGGCGTCACCCTGCCGGAGGATTATCGAAAATTCCTGATCGAGCTCGGCAATGGCGGGGCAGGGCCCGGATACGGCATCTTCCCCCTTGGTGAGGGTGAGGAGGAGCAGCTTCCTCAAGAGTTGCTGCAAAACCTGTCAACGGACTTCAGCCTGATCGACACCTGGAACGAGAGCCGCCTCGCTGTCGGACGGGGCGACAACGACTCCATTCCGGACGAAGATTACTATTCCTGCTCGGTGATCGCTGGCGCCATCGAGATCGCGACAGATGGCTGCGCCTTGTTCTACCTGCTCGTCGTTTCCGGGCCGGGCAAAGGCCAGATCTGGTTCGACAAGCGCGCCGACGGCGAAGGGGTCGTGCCGGTCCGCGACGAGCGCGGAGCGATCCTGACCTTCGGCCCATGGTACCAGCGCTGGCTTGACGACGCCTTTCGGCGATGGACCGGCGGCTAG
- a CDS encoding nucleoside deaminase yields MNRWPIPDAMRQALNAARAAGAQGEVPIGAVVVRGGEIIAVAANQTREPPDPTGHAEIRALRMAAERLGQERLTDCDLHVTLEPCAMCAGAISHARIARLYYAAPDPKGGAVEHGARVFEQEQCLHAPEVYSGMGEAEAAELLRGFFRERR; encoded by the coding sequence ATGAACAGGTGGCCGATCCCCGACGCGATGCGCCAGGCGCTCAATGCCGCGCGTGCAGCAGGCGCTCAGGGTGAGGTTCCGATCGGCGCGGTGGTTGTGCGCGGGGGCGAGATAATCGCGGTGGCGGCGAACCAGACGCGGGAGCCACCCGATCCCACCGGCCATGCCGAGATCCGTGCACTCCGGATGGCAGCGGAAAGGCTTGGGCAGGAGCGGCTGACCGATTGCGACCTCCACGTGACCCTCGAACCCTGCGCCATGTGTGCCGGGGCGATCAGCCATGCCCGGATCGCCCGGCTCTATTATGCGGCGCCCGATCCCAAGGGGGGTGCAGTGGAGCATGGCGCGCGCGTGTTCGAACAGGAGCAATGCCTGCACGCACCTGAGGTTTATTCGGGCATGGGCGAGGCAGAGGCAGCGGAGTTGCTGCGCGGGTTTTTCAGGGAGCGTCGCTAG
- the rpmB gene encoding 50S ribosomal protein L28, giving the protein MSRICELTGKGRQVGHNVSHANNKTKKVFLPNLQNVTLLSEKLDRSFKFRVSTQGLRSVEHNGGLDNWLLKTSDDKLSANALKVKRELKKALAAA; this is encoded by the coding sequence ATGTCGCGCATCTGCGAACTGACCGGCAAAGGCCGCCAGGTCGGCCACAATGTGAGCCACGCCAACAACAAGACCAAGAAGGTTTTCCTGCCGAACCTGCAGAACGTCACGCTGCTGAGCGAGAAGCTCGACCGCAGCTTCAAGTTCCGCGTTTCGACGCAGGGCCTGCGTTCGGTCGAGCACAATGGCGGCCTCGACAACTGGCTGCTCAAGACTTCGGACGACAAGCTTTCGGCGAACGCGCTGAAGGTGAAGCGCGAGCTCAAGAAGGCGCTCGCAGCAGCCTAA
- a CDS encoding esterase-like activity of phytase family protein, with product MITRLQPRSIRRLVLLAIVALALAPGTFVRTATTEPDLRPILDIVPLDIPQRALGGGLAVENIWHLSSPNEYFGGYSGIAALGSTDLLAVSDKGGWLRFDPERPRQAPEFGPLPRANLRNKHLVDAESIEFDPASGQIWIGYEGSNSIERSAPGFGQLKIAEPAGMRRWPGNRGPEAMARLADGRFLVIGETAPGWVGDGFPGLLFNGDPVEGAEAIEFTFSPPPGFRATDLAALADGRVIVLLRAIENYLPPRFAIRFAIGEPTEIEEGSVWTTTPLAGLPNDMPSDNFEGLAAIENSDGSYTLWLISDDNGAVLQRTLLYRLRWDPAQTAR from the coding sequence TTGATCACCCGCCTGCAACCCCGCTCGATCCGCCGCCTGGTGCTGCTCGCCATCGTTGCGCTGGCGCTCGCGCCGGGGACATTCGTGCGTACGGCAACGACCGAACCCGATCTGCGACCGATCCTCGATATCGTTCCGCTCGACATTCCGCAGCGCGCGCTCGGCGGCGGCCTGGCGGTCGAGAATATCTGGCACCTCTCCAGCCCGAACGAATATTTCGGTGGCTATTCGGGGATCGCGGCCCTGGGGTCGACCGATCTGTTGGCGGTGAGCGACAAGGGCGGATGGCTGCGATTCGACCCTGAGCGCCCGCGGCAGGCGCCAGAGTTCGGCCCGCTGCCGCGTGCCAACCTGCGCAACAAGCACCTCGTCGACGCTGAATCGATCGAATTCGATCCCGCGAGCGGCCAGATCTGGATCGGATATGAGGGGTCGAACTCGATCGAGCGATCCGCCCCCGGCTTCGGCCAACTCAAGATCGCCGAGCCGGCGGGCATGCGGCGCTGGCCAGGCAATCGCGGCCCTGAAGCCATGGCGCGACTTGCCGACGGGAGGTTTCTGGTGATCGGGGAGACCGCTCCTGGCTGGGTAGGCGACGGCTTCCCTGGGCTGCTGTTCAATGGCGACCCGGTCGAAGGGGCCGAAGCGATCGAGTTTACCTTCTCGCCGCCGCCGGGTTTCCGGGCGACCGATCTCGCGGCGCTTGCCGATGGCAGGGTGATTGTCCTGTTGCGCGCGATCGAGAACTACCTGCCGCCCAGGTTTGCGATCCGTTTCGCCATTGGCGAACCCACGGAGATCGAAGAAGGCTCGGTCTGGACCACCACTCCCCTTGCGGGGCTCCCCAATGATATGCCTTCGGACAATTTCGAGGGACTCGCTGCCATCGAGAATAGCGACGGCAGCTACACGCTTTGGCTGATCTCGGACGACAATGGGGCCGTGCTCCAGCGTACGCTGCTCTACCGCCTACGCTGGGATCCGGCCCAAACGGCCCGATAG
- a CDS encoding M23 family metallopeptidase, with amino-acid sequence MIRLSMRHAAIVGALALLAACTAGQAENAEVEQAPPTATPSASMTPPAPVAPAPAPVATPAGPATFLYEGELTQGGWIRGQAPAGTEEALLNGTPLALDDKGRFFAAFDRDAGSEAVLRAQIAGGREDLVTVAITPRAWNIEHINVARRPSGPSEAFLARRRPELAAIGAARAKQTAAEGWRQDFIWPVKGRVSGRFGAQRIYRGEPGSYHSGMDITTGESGTPFVAPADGVVVLAVQDFSLEGNLLIIDHGQGLNSAFLHASRLVVSEGQSVRQGQHIGNIGASGRATGPHLHWGLKWNDARLDPLLFLDSSD; translated from the coding sequence GTGATCCGGCTCTCCATGCGTCATGCCGCGATTGTCGGCGCGCTGGCGCTGCTCGCCGCATGTACGGCTGGCCAGGCTGAAAACGCCGAAGTCGAGCAGGCGCCGCCCACCGCGACGCCGTCAGCATCGATGACGCCCCCCGCGCCAGTCGCTCCGGCGCCCGCTCCGGTCGCGACGCCGGCGGGACCGGCGACCTTTCTCTACGAAGGCGAATTGACGCAGGGCGGGTGGATCCGGGGCCAGGCTCCGGCAGGCACTGAAGAGGCTTTGCTCAACGGAACGCCGCTGGCGCTCGACGATAAGGGCCGGTTTTTCGCGGCCTTCGATCGCGATGCCGGAAGCGAAGCAGTGCTGCGCGCGCAAATTGCGGGCGGCCGGGAAGACCTCGTTACGGTCGCGATCACGCCGCGCGCCTGGAATATCGAACATATCAACGTGGCGCGGCGCCCAAGCGGGCCGAGCGAGGCCTTTCTCGCCCGCCGCCGACCCGAACTTGCCGCGATCGGCGCGGCGCGGGCCAAGCAGACCGCGGCCGAGGGTTGGCGACAGGACTTCATCTGGCCGGTGAAGGGGCGCGTTTCGGGGCGGTTCGGCGCGCAACGCATCTATCGCGGCGAACCGGGCAGCTACCATTCGGGCATGGACATCACCACGGGCGAGAGCGGCACGCCGTTCGTCGCACCTGCCGATGGCGTGGTCGTGCTGGCGGTGCAGGATTTCTCGCTCGAAGGGAATCTGCTCATTATCGACCATGGGCAGGGTCTCAATAGCGCTTTCCTTCATGCTTCGCGCCTCGTCGTGAGCGAGGGACAGAGCGTCAGGCAGGGCCAGCATATCGGCAATATCGGTGCAAGCGGGCGCGCCACCGGCCCACACCTGCATTGGGGCCTCAAGTGGAACGACGCGCGGCTCGACCCGCTGCTATTCCTCGATTCGTCCGATTGA
- a CDS encoding DUF2093 domain-containing protein → MLMSSSDDGAKLHYGPNDFRVLRPGQHVYCAVTGEAIPLEELRYWSAARQEAYASAEAATKRLTDEA, encoded by the coding sequence ATGTTGATGTCATCGAGCGACGACGGGGCGAAGCTTCACTACGGCCCCAATGATTTCCGCGTGCTGCGCCCCGGCCAGCATGTCTATTGCGCGGTTACCGGCGAGGCGATCCCGCTTGAGGAACTGCGTTACTGGAGTGCTGCCCGACAGGAGGCCTACGCCAGCGCTGAGGCGGCAACCAAACGCCTGACGGACGAGGCGTGA
- the xseA gene encoding exodeoxyribonuclease VII large subunit, producing the protein MAAPDNSEDSGGLVARSTEGDNAEPLTISEISAALKRTVEDRFGFVRLRGELSGVKRAASGHLYCALKDEKAVIDGVMWRGNAGRLAFVPEDGLEVIASGKLTTYPGRSKYQIVIDSLEIAGEGALLALLEKTRKRLEAEGLFARERKRALPFLPRTIGVVTSPTGSVIRDILHRLADRFPSHVLVWPVLVQGQGSAEQVAQAIRGFSGLSGDNGIPRPDLVIVARGGGSIEDLWSFNEEILVRAIAECTIPVISAVGHETDTTLADHAADRRAPTPTAAAEMAVPVRADLAATVAGFANRQRRAVYRPIELGRERLEARVRRMPRPEQLLQPQAQRLDELSERLRRALIDRSAGGREKLAGLSARLSPHVLERGLRDGQRRLQSARLVPTLVTRPLAQKREGLDALWRLASQFHPEKPLERGYAIVRDLDGAALTRKAAAEKHAAMRLQFADGVLEVTQGGAPAPRRKPKPQAAKPVPKQDDLFG; encoded by the coding sequence ATGGCCGCTCCCGACAATTCCGAAGATTCTGGTGGGCTGGTAGCGCGCTCGACCGAGGGCGACAACGCCGAGCCGCTGACAATCAGCGAGATTTCCGCCGCGCTCAAGCGGACGGTCGAGGATCGCTTCGGCTTCGTGCGGCTGCGCGGCGAGTTGTCGGGCGTGAAGCGTGCGGCCTCGGGCCATCTTTACTGCGCGCTCAAGGACGAGAAGGCGGTGATCGACGGGGTAATGTGGCGCGGCAATGCCGGGCGGCTCGCCTTCGTGCCCGAGGATGGGCTGGAGGTGATCGCCTCGGGCAAGCTCACGACCTATCCGGGGCGCTCGAAATACCAGATCGTGATCGACAGCCTCGAGATCGCCGGCGAGGGGGCGCTGCTCGCCCTGCTCGAGAAGACGCGGAAGCGGCTCGAGGCCGAGGGGCTGTTTGCACGCGAGCGCAAGCGGGCCCTGCCGTTCCTCCCGCGGACGATCGGCGTCGTCACTTCGCCAACCGGATCGGTTATTCGGGACATCCTCCACCGGCTGGCCGATCGCTTCCCTTCGCATGTCCTTGTGTGGCCCGTGCTGGTCCAGGGGCAGGGGTCGGCCGAGCAGGTCGCGCAGGCGATCCGCGGCTTTTCTGGCCTTTCGGGCGATAATGGCATCCCTAGACCCGATCTCGTCATCGTCGCGCGTGGTGGCGGCTCGATCGAGGACCTGTGGAGCTTCAACGAGGAGATCTTGGTTCGCGCTATCGCCGAGTGTACCATTCCGGTGATTTCCGCGGTCGGGCACGAAACTGATACCACGCTTGCCGACCATGCCGCCGACCGGCGCGCGCCGACTCCCACCGCAGCAGCCGAAATGGCGGTGCCGGTGCGGGCCGACTTGGCGGCAACAGTGGCGGGCTTTGCCAATCGCCAGCGCCGCGCGGTCTATCGCCCGATCGAACTGGGGCGCGAACGGCTCGAAGCCCGCGTGCGCCGGATGCCGCGGCCGGAGCAACTTCTCCAGCCGCAAGCACAACGGCTTGATGAATTGTCCGAGCGCCTGCGCCGCGCGCTGATCGACCGTTCAGCAGGTGGACGCGAGAAGCTGGCGGGGCTTTCTGCGCGCCTCTCTCCCCACGTGCTCGAGCGGGGCTTGCGCGACGGCCAGCGCCGCCTTCAGAGCGCACGCCTCGTGCCCACCCTCGTCACCCGCCCCCTGGCGCAGAAGCGCGAGGGGCTCGACGCGCTGTGGCGGCTGGCAAGCCAGTTCCATCCGGAAAAGCCGCTCGAACGCGGCTATGCCATCGTCCGCGATCTCGACGGTGCAGCGCTGACGCGCAAGGCTGCAGCCGAGAAGCACGCAGCGATGCGCCTGCAGTTTGCCGATGGCGTGCTCGAGGTGACGCAGGGCGGTGCGCCCGCGCCCAGGCGCAAGCCTAAGCCGCAGGCTGCCAAACCCGTCCCGAAGCAGGACGACCTGTTCGGTTAA
- the purD gene encoding phosphoribosylamine--glycine ligase, with protein MNILLLGSGGREHALAWKLAQSPLCAKLYAAPGNPGIAEEAELVALDAKDHAAVARFCAERAIDLVVIGPEAPLVDGLADSLRAAGVAVFGPSKAAAQLEGSKGFTKDLCERAGIPTAGYVRTTALGEAIAALDRFDAPYVLKADGLAAGKGVVIAETRDEAEAALADMFGGAFGEAGAEVVIEEFMRGEEASFFALTDGTTILPFGSAQDHKRVGEGDTGPNTGGMGAYSPAPVLTPALERQVMDDIIGPTVATMKAEGIPYSGVLYAGLMLTEQGPRLIEYNCRFGDPECQVLMTRLESDLAEIMLACAEGRLAECEARFDADAALTVVMAARGYPGAPEKGGSFDLGSAESEGAKVFHAGTALKDGELVANGGRVLNVTAIGRSVTEAKASAYRAVDSVDFPSGFFRRDIGWREVERESETA; from the coding sequence ATGAATATCCTTCTGCTAGGCTCGGGCGGGCGCGAACATGCGCTGGCGTGGAAGCTGGCGCAATCCCCGCTTTGCGCGAAGCTCTACGCTGCCCCCGGGAATCCAGGCATAGCCGAGGAAGCCGAGCTGGTAGCGCTCGATGCGAAGGATCACGCCGCGGTCGCGCGGTTCTGCGCCGAGCGTGCCATCGACCTGGTCGTGATCGGGCCCGAAGCACCATTGGTCGACGGTCTTGCCGACAGTTTGCGGGCGGCGGGCGTTGCGGTGTTCGGCCCCTCCAAGGCGGCCGCGCAGCTCGAAGGTAGCAAGGGCTTTACCAAGGATCTGTGCGAGCGCGCCGGGATCCCTACCGCGGGCTATGTCCGCACGACCGCGCTCGGCGAAGCGATAGCCGCGCTTGACCGGTTCGACGCGCCCTATGTGCTCAAGGCTGACGGTCTCGCCGCCGGCAAGGGCGTGGTGATCGCCGAAACGCGGGACGAAGCCGAGGCAGCGCTCGCGGACATGTTCGGCGGCGCTTTCGGCGAGGCGGGCGCCGAGGTGGTGATCGAGGAATTCATGCGCGGCGAGGAAGCCAGCTTCTTCGCGCTGACCGATGGCACCACGATCCTCCCCTTCGGCAGCGCGCAGGACCACAAGCGCGTGGGCGAGGGCGATACCGGCCCCAACACCGGCGGCATGGGTGCCTATTCGCCCGCCCCGGTGCTGACCCCGGCGCTCGAACGGCAAGTCATGGACGACATCATCGGGCCGACCGTCGCGACGATGAAGGCCGAGGGCATCCCCTATTCCGGCGTGCTCTATGCCGGGCTGATGCTGACCGAGCAGGGGCCCAGGCTGATCGAATACAATTGCCGCTTCGGCGACCCCGAATGCCAGGTCCTGATGACGCGGCTCGAAAGCGATCTCGCCGAGATCATGCTCGCTTGTGCCGAGGGGCGCCTGGCCGAATGCGAGGCCCGCTTCGACGCTGATGCCGCACTAACGGTGGTGATGGCGGCGCGGGGTTATCCCGGTGCGCCCGAGAAGGGTGGCTCCTTCGACCTGGGTTCGGCCGAGAGCGAAGGAGCCAAGGTGTTCCATGCCGGCACCGCGCTCAAGGACGGTGAGCTGGTCGCCAATGGCGGGCGCGTGCTGAACGTCACCGCCATCGGCCGCAGCGTGACCGAGGCCAAGGCCAGCGCCTATCGCGCGGTCGACTCGGTCGACTTCCCGAGCGGCTTCTTCCGCCGCGATATTGGCTGGCGCGAGGTCGAGCGCGAGTCGGAAACGGCCTGA
- a CDS encoding adenosine kinase, giving the protein MTEPRYDVIAIGNAIVDVMSPASDELIEELQLNRGGMTLVDAERAKELYDAMGPAREISGGSAANTLAGLSALGAQCSFIGQVSDDQLGEVFAHDIRAVGIDFDTPVRAGDPSTARCLIFVTPDAQRTMNTFLGASQFLPAEALDEEAIGGAKVLYLEGYLWDPEEPRAAMRRAIETAREAGREVAFTLSEVFVIDRHGDDFRALIEDGMIDILFANHLELFALTGTDNIEDGIAAIKDKVPTLVVTRSADGAIATRNGERAEVAAEPIDRVVDTTGAGDLFAAGFLYGHVNGEPLETCLRRGAIAACEIISHYGARTETDLKALMAAKLG; this is encoded by the coding sequence GTGACAGAACCCCGCTACGACGTAATCGCCATCGGCAATGCCATTGTGGACGTGATGTCCCCCGCCAGCGACGAACTTATCGAGGAACTGCAGCTCAACCGGGGCGGCATGACCCTGGTCGATGCCGAGCGGGCCAAGGAGCTCTACGATGCGATGGGCCCCGCGCGCGAAATCTCGGGCGGTTCGGCGGCCAATACGCTGGCGGGCCTGTCGGCGCTGGGCGCACAATGCTCCTTCATCGGACAGGTGTCCGACGACCAGCTGGGCGAAGTCTTCGCGCATGACATTCGCGCCGTGGGGATCGATTTCGACACGCCAGTGCGCGCCGGTGATCCCTCGACTGCGCGCTGCCTGATCTTCGTGACGCCCGATGCGCAGCGCACGATGAACACCTTCCTCGGCGCGAGCCAGTTCCTCCCGGCCGAAGCGCTCGACGAAGAAGCCATTGGCGGGGCCAAGGTGCTCTATCTCGAAGGCTATCTGTGGGATCCCGAAGAGCCGCGTGCCGCCATGCGCCGCGCGATCGAAACCGCGCGCGAAGCGGGACGCGAAGTCGCTTTCACGCTGTCAGAGGTATTCGTGATCGATCGCCATGGCGACGATTTCCGCGCGCTGATCGAGGACGGGATGATCGATATCCTGTTCGCCAACCATCTCGAACTGTTCGCGCTCACGGGCACCGACAATATCGAGGACGGGATTGCCGCGATCAAGGACAAGGTGCCGACGCTTGTTGTGACCCGCAGCGCCGACGGGGCCATCGCCACCCGCAATGGCGAGCGCGCCGAAGTCGCAGCCGAACCGATCGATCGCGTCGTCGACACGACCGGCGCGGGCGACCTCTTTGCCGCGGGGTTCCTCTACGGCCACGTCAACGGCGAACCGCTCGAAACTTGCCTCAGGCGCGGTGCGATCGCCGCCTGCGAGATCATCTCGCACTACGGCGCACGAACCGAAACCGATCTCAAGGCCCTGATGGCCGCAAAGCTGGGCTGA
- a CDS encoding EI24 domain-containing protein → MPAVINALVLAMRQLSDPPVLRVLAKSIAITIGLFVLLGFGISEGLPRLMSGYLDLGGETYAILSLILTLFALWFLFRIVAVAVLQFFADEVVIAVEARHYPAASLGARRLPFREDLSNSLGSIARTIGINLLAIPIALLLIPTGIGPAIAFFGANAILLGRELTDMAWLRHRQDPGARSPAGRVDRLILGAAVAGLMLVPFVNLLAPVLGAAAGTHLVHRRLRNDNA, encoded by the coding sequence ATGCCCGCAGTCATCAACGCCCTCGTGCTGGCCATGCGCCAGCTGTCCGACCCGCCGGTGCTGCGGGTGCTGGCCAAGAGCATCGCGATCACGATCGGGTTGTTCGTGTTGCTGGGCTTCGGAATTTCGGAAGGTCTGCCCCGGCTCATGTCCGGCTACCTCGACCTCGGCGGCGAAACCTACGCCATTCTCTCGCTCATTCTGACGCTCTTCGCGCTGTGGTTCCTGTTCCGCATCGTCGCCGTGGCCGTCCTCCAGTTCTTCGCCGACGAGGTCGTGATAGCGGTCGAGGCGCGGCATTATCCTGCCGCAAGCTTGGGTGCGCGCCGCCTGCCCTTTCGCGAGGACCTGTCCAACAGCCTCGGCAGCATCGCGCGGACCATCGGGATCAACCTGCTCGCCATTCCAATCGCCCTGCTCTTGATCCCGACCGGGATCGGACCCGCCATCGCCTTCTTCGGCGCCAATGCGATCTTGCTGGGCCGCGAACTGACCGACATGGCGTGGTTGCGGCACCGGCAGGACCCGGGCGCGCGCTCCCCGGCGGGCCGCGTGGACCGCCTGATCCTGGGCGCCGCCGTCGCCGGCCTCATGCTGGTGCCGTTCGTCAATCTGCTGGCCCCGGTGCTGGGCGCGGCTGCCGGGACCCATCTCGTCCATCGGCGGTTGAGGAATGACAATGCGTAG